From Camelina sativa cultivar DH55 chromosome 7, Cs, whole genome shotgun sequence, one genomic window encodes:
- the LOC104703963 gene encoding protein LURP-one-related 4-like → MARVFPQAAISSPYMSTERETFTVWMKSLVYQNNGLTVYNSSGEIMYRVETYDKSSNEVHIMDLHGNILFTIRKKKLWLFGSWYVYRECESYTSTEEVKPSARIKRSSIRDGDWEVRDETNEVFWILRFDPKFAFQIIDINGDIIAQVKPKQSSNGITLGEDVLTLEVKPRVDYSLVVALVTVYGSIKGVV, encoded by the exons ATGGCTAGGGTTTTTCCTCAAGCAGCCATCTCTTCACCGTACATGAGTACGGAGAGAGAGACTTTCACGGTTTGGATGAAATCTCTGGTTTACCAAAATAACGGTTTAACTGTTTACAATTCCAGCGGAGAGATTATGTACCGGGTCGAAACCTACGACAAATCTAGCAATGAAGTCCACATCATGGATCTCCATGGCAACATTCTCTTTACTATCCGCAAAAAG AAATTATGGCTGTTTGGGAGTTGGTACGTGTATAGAGAATGTGAAAGCTATACAAGCACTGAGGAAGTGAAACCTTCTGCCAGAATCAAAAGGTCTTCGATAAGAGATGGAGATTGGGAAGTACGAGATGAGACCAATGAAGTCTTTTGGATTTTAAGATTCGACCCCAAATTTGCTTTTCAGATCATAGACATCAACGGAGATATCATTGCAcaa GTAAAGCCAAAGCAATCATCAAATGGGATTACATTGGGAGAAGATGTGTTAACTTTGGAAGTGAAACCACGTGTCGATTACTCACTCGTTGTCGCACTTGTCACTGTATATGGATCAATCAAAGGAGTAGTCTAa
- the LOC104703965 gene encoding probable LRR receptor-like serine/threonine-protein kinase At1g63430, giving the protein MRSKFCSLLVLVLGFFFVSCDGFNSNEVGALRRFKEAIYEDPLLVMSNWNDPNSDPCDWTGINCSPSKDHVIKINISASSIKGFLAPELGQITYLQELILHGNILLGTIPKEIGKLKNLKILDLGNNHLMGPIPAEIGGLSSIKIINLQSNGLTGKLPAELGNLKYLRELHIDRNRLQGSLLVAGASGYQSKVFSSNSSANIAGMCKSLKVADFSYNFFVGNIPKCFEYLPRTSFQGNCMQNKDLKHRPPSQCGNALLVKTHESPSAPPKHQSAQMVAKHHKASKPKWLLALEIVTGSMVGLLVLVALFSAIHRWNNRSSIIIPWKKSSSEKEKFTVYVDSELLKDVSRLTRQELEVACEDFSNIIGLSADSQIYKGTMKGGSEIAVISVCVKEEDWTGYLELYFQREVADLARLNHENTAKLLGYCKETSPFTRMLVFEYASNGTLYEHLHYGEAALVSWARRMKIVIGIARGLKYLHMELDPPFTISELSSNAIYLTEDFTPKLVDFECWKTILARSEKNLRNISSQGSICVLPSGMESRHLDVSGNIYAFGILLLEVVSGRPPYCKDKGFLIEWAKEFLEAPEAMAGLVDPELKHFNQEDLETVCEVASQCLNRDPTNNNDNNKKPSVQELCETLESKISLSISAELRSSSLAWAELALDS; this is encoded by the exons ATGAGATCGAAGTTTTGTTCGTTGTTAGTTCTTgttcttggtttcttctttgtttcttgtgatgGGTTTAACTCTAATGAAG TTGGAGCTCTTAGAAGATTCAAGGAAGCTATCTATGAGGACCCTTTACTAGTTATGTCTAATTGGAATGACCCCAATTCAGATCCTTGTGATTGGACCGGCATTAATTGCTCTCCATCTAAAGATCATGTCATCAAGAT AAATATATCTGCTTCATCGATAAAAGGGTTTCTTGCACCGGAACTGGGTCAAATAACATACCTGCAGGAACT AATCCTACATGGGAACATTCTACTTGGGACAATACCTAAGGAGATAGGGAAGCTAAAGAATCTCAAGATCTTGGACTTGGGAAACAATCATTTGATGGGACCAATCCCAGCTGAGATTGGGGGCTTGTCCAGCATCAAGATAAT AAACCTTCAGTCCAATGGTTTGACTGGAAAGTTACCTGCAGAGCTCGGTAATTTGAAGTACCTTAGAGAACTTCATATTGACAGGAATAGGCTTCAAGGAAGTCTTCTTGTTGCTGGAGCATCGGGGTATCAGTCGAAAGT gTTTTCTTCGAATTCAAGTGCAAACATCGCCGGTATGTGCAAGTCTTTAAAAGTAGCTGACTTTTCATACAACTTCTTTGTGGGAAACATTCCAAAATGTTTCGAGTATCTTCCAAG GACGAGCTTTCAAGGGAACTGCATGCAAAACAAAGATCTTAAGCATCGACCACCTTCTCAATGTG GTAATGCACTACTGGTTAAAACTCATGAAAGCCCGAGTGCACCCCCTAAGCACCAGTCAGCTCAAATGGTGGCTAAGCACCATAAAGCATCAAAACCTAAATGGCTTCTAGCTCTTGAGATCGTCACAGGGTCAATGGTTGGTTTGCTTGTTCTGGTTGCACTTTTCTCAGCAATTCATCGCTGGAACAACAGATCATCTATCATCATTCCTTGGAAGAAATCTTCAAGCGAAAAGGAAAAGTTCACAGTCTACGTAG ATTCCGAATTGCTGAAGGATGTTTCGAGATTAACAAGACAAGAGCTCGAAGTGGCGTGTGAAGACTTTAGCAACATCATTGGTTTATCTGCAGATAGTCAGATCTATAAAGGAACAATGAAAGGTGGGTCTGAGATTGCTGTGATCTCTGTTtgtgtaaaagaagaagattggactGGATATCTTGAGCTCTATTTCCAGAGAGAG GTTGCAGATTTGGCTAGATTAAACCACGAGAACACAGCAAAATTACTTGGATACTGCAAAGAGACCTCACCATTTACAAGAATGCTTGTTTTTGAGTATGCATCAAACGGAACACTATATGAGCACCTCCACT ATGGGGAAGCTGCTTTAGTATCGTGGGCAAGACGGATGAAGATTGTTATAGGCATCGCACGCGGTCTCAAGTACCTTCATATGGAACTTGATCCTCCATTTACAATATCGGAGCTGAGCTCAAACGCAATCTATCTCACTGAAGATTTTACTCCCAAG CTGGTTGACTTCGAATGCTGGAAGACGATTCTTGCGAGATCAGAAAAGAATTTGAGAAATATTAGCAGTCAGGGTTCGATATGTGTGCTCCCAAGTGGAATGGAGAGCCGACATCTCGATGTGTCGGGTAATATCTACGCATTCGGCATTCTTTTGCTGGAAGTTGTCAGTGGAAGACCTCCTTATTGCAAAGACAAAGGTTTCTTAATTGAATGG GCAAAGGAGTTCCTTGAAGCGCCAGAGGCAATGGCGGGATTGGTGGATCCAGAGCTGAAACACTTTAACCAAGAAGATCTTGAGACGGTATGCGAAGTGGCGAGCCAATGCTTGAACAGGGATCCAaccaacaacaacgacaataaCAAGAAGCCCTCAGTGCAAGAGCTATGCGAGACGTTGGAGAGTAAAATCAGTCTGTCAATTTCTGCAGAGCTTAGATCATCTTCTTTGGCTTGGGCCGAGCTCGCGCTTGACTCGTGA
- the LOC104703964 gene encoding protein O-glucosyltransferase 1-like isoform X2, whose protein sequence is MTSLFSKPRALTSQITHFKSYRPVIGKLHVATLTLLIFLIAAGIAVTSSLWLNKTKPYNRPEKKPPEKTGILLNCTSFLNQNRSGSCSKTTQPGYKQNQTEANRPCPDYFKWIHEDLKPWRETGITREMVERGKTTAHFRLVIVNGRVLVENYEKSIQTRDAFTLWGILQLLRKYPGKLPDVDLMFDCDDRPVIKSDGYNRFNRTAKDSPPPLFRYCGDRWTVDIVFPDWSFWGWQEINIKEWSKVLKDMEEGKKKKKFMEREAYAYWKGNPFVASPSREDLLTCNLSSLHDWNARIFIQDWISEGQRGFENSNVANQCTYRYKIYIEGYAWSVSEKYILACDSVTLMVKPYYYDFFSRTLQPLQHYWPIRDKDKCRSIKFAVDWLNNHTQKAQEIGREASEFMKRDLSIENVYDYMFHLLNEYSKLLKYKPQVPKNSVELCTEAMVCPSGDVNGVNKRFMMGSLVSRPHVSGPCSLPPPFSPNGLEKFHRKKLNLIRQVEKWEDSYWQKGLVK, encoded by the exons atgaCCTCTCTGTTCTCTAAACCTAGAGCTCTCACTTCTCAAATCACTCACTTTAAATCTTACCGTCCGGTGATCGGTAAACTTCACGTGGCCACTTTAACGCTTCTCATCTTCCTTATAGCCGCCGGTATTGCCGTGACTTCCTCTCTATGGCTTAACAAG ACAAAACCATATAATCGACCGGAGAAGAAACCACCGGAGAAAACCGGAATCTTGTTAAACTGCACAAGTTTCTTGAATCAAAATCGGTCCGGTTCTTGCTCAAAAACCACTCAACCCGGTTATAAGCAAAACCAAACCGAAGCGAACCGGCCCTGTCCTGATTATTTCAAGTGGATCCACGAGGATCTTAAGCCATGGAGAGAAACAGGGATCACAAGAGAAATGGTGGAAAGAGGCAAAACGACAGCGCATTTCAGATTAGTTATCGTAAACGGCAGGGTGCTCGTGGAAAACTACGAGAAGTCTATACAGACGAGAGACGCGTTCACACTGTGGGGGATTCTTCAGCTGCTGAGAAAGTATCCAGGGAAGTTACCTGACGTTGACCTCATGTTTGACTGCGATGATCGACCGGTCATCAAATCGGACGGTTATAATAGATTCAATCGTACGGCTAAAGATTCGCCACCTCCGTTGTTTAGGTATTGCGGTGATAGATGGACGGTGGATATTGTCTTTCCCGATTGGTCATTCTGGGGATG GCAGGAGATAAACATAAAGGAATGGAGCAAAGTGTTGAAAGATATGGaggaaggaaagaagaagaagaagtttatggAGAGAGAGGCTTATGCATATTGGAAAGGGAACCCTTTTGTTGCATCTCCTTCAAGAGAAGATCTTCTCACTTGCAATTTATCCTCACTACATGATTGGAATGCTAGAATTTTCATCCAG gATTGGATATCAGAAGGACAAAGAGGATTTGAGAATTCAAACGTAGCAAATCAATGCACTTACAG GTACAAGATATATATTGAAGGGTATGCTTGGTCAGTGAGTGAGAAATACATATTAGCATGTGACTCAGTCACATTGATGGTGAAACCTTATTACTATGATTTTTTCTCAAGAACTCTTCAACCTCTCCAACACTATTGGCCCATTAGGGATAAAGATAAATGTAGATCCATCAAATTTGCTGTTGATTGGCTTAATAATCACACTCAAAAG GCACAAGAGATAGGAAGAGAAGCGAGTGAGTTCATGAAAAGAGATTTATCAATAGAAAATGTTTATGATTACATGTTCCATCTGTTGAATGAATACTCTAAGCTTCTTAAGTACAAGCCTCAAGTTCCCAAGAATAGTGTTGAGCTATGCACAGAAGCAATGGTGTGCCCTTCTGGAGATGTTAATGGGGTTAATAAGAGGTTCATGATGGGTTCTTTAGTTAGTAGGCCTCACGTTTCAGGTCCATGTTCACTTCCTCCTCCTTTTAGTCCCAATGGTCTCGAGAAGTTCCATAGGAAGAAATTGAATCTCATCCGGCAAGTGGAGAAATGGGAAGACTCTTACTGGCAAAAGGGTTTAGTCAAATGA
- the LOC104703964 gene encoding protein O-glucosyltransferase 1-like isoform X1, translating to MTSLFSKPRALTSQITHFKSYRPVIGKLHVATLTLLIFLIAAGIAVTSSLWLNKSQTTKEFDRPTLVTTKPAPELEPPQKTEVLVNCTSFLNQNRSGSCSRTPPLWLNKTKPYNRPEKKPPEKTGILLNCTSFLNQNRSGSCSKTTQPGYKQNQTEANRPCPDYFKWIHEDLKPWRETGITREMVERGKTTAHFRLVIVNGRVLVENYEKSIQTRDAFTLWGILQLLRKYPGKLPDVDLMFDCDDRPVIKSDGYNRFNRTAKDSPPPLFRYCGDRWTVDIVFPDWSFWGWQEINIKEWSKVLKDMEEGKKKKKFMEREAYAYWKGNPFVASPSREDLLTCNLSSLHDWNARIFIQDWISEGQRGFENSNVANQCTYRYKIYIEGYAWSVSEKYILACDSVTLMVKPYYYDFFSRTLQPLQHYWPIRDKDKCRSIKFAVDWLNNHTQKAQEIGREASEFMKRDLSIENVYDYMFHLLNEYSKLLKYKPQVPKNSVELCTEAMVCPSGDVNGVNKRFMMGSLVSRPHVSGPCSLPPPFSPNGLEKFHRKKLNLIRQVEKWEDSYWQKGLVK from the exons atgaCCTCTCTGTTCTCTAAACCTAGAGCTCTCACTTCTCAAATCACTCACTTTAAATCTTACCGTCCGGTGATCGGTAAACTTCACGTGGCCACTTTAACGCTTCTCATCTTCCTTATAGCCGCCGGTATTGCCGTGACTTCCTCTCTATGGCTTAACAAG TCACAGACGACGAAAGAATTTGATCGACCAACATTGGTAACAACAAAACCGGCACCGGAGCTAGAACCACCGCAGAAAACCGAAGTATTGGTAAATTGCACAAGTTTCTTGAATCAAAACCGGTCCGGTTCTTGTTCAAGAACACCACCTCTATGGCTTAACaag ACAAAACCATATAATCGACCGGAGAAGAAACCACCGGAGAAAACCGGAATCTTGTTAAACTGCACAAGTTTCTTGAATCAAAATCGGTCCGGTTCTTGCTCAAAAACCACTCAACCCGGTTATAAGCAAAACCAAACCGAAGCGAACCGGCCCTGTCCTGATTATTTCAAGTGGATCCACGAGGATCTTAAGCCATGGAGAGAAACAGGGATCACAAGAGAAATGGTGGAAAGAGGCAAAACGACAGCGCATTTCAGATTAGTTATCGTAAACGGCAGGGTGCTCGTGGAAAACTACGAGAAGTCTATACAGACGAGAGACGCGTTCACACTGTGGGGGATTCTTCAGCTGCTGAGAAAGTATCCAGGGAAGTTACCTGACGTTGACCTCATGTTTGACTGCGATGATCGACCGGTCATCAAATCGGACGGTTATAATAGATTCAATCGTACGGCTAAAGATTCGCCACCTCCGTTGTTTAGGTATTGCGGTGATAGATGGACGGTGGATATTGTCTTTCCCGATTGGTCATTCTGGGGATG GCAGGAGATAAACATAAAGGAATGGAGCAAAGTGTTGAAAGATATGGaggaaggaaagaagaagaagaagtttatggAGAGAGAGGCTTATGCATATTGGAAAGGGAACCCTTTTGTTGCATCTCCTTCAAGAGAAGATCTTCTCACTTGCAATTTATCCTCACTACATGATTGGAATGCTAGAATTTTCATCCAG gATTGGATATCAGAAGGACAAAGAGGATTTGAGAATTCAAACGTAGCAAATCAATGCACTTACAG GTACAAGATATATATTGAAGGGTATGCTTGGTCAGTGAGTGAGAAATACATATTAGCATGTGACTCAGTCACATTGATGGTGAAACCTTATTACTATGATTTTTTCTCAAGAACTCTTCAACCTCTCCAACACTATTGGCCCATTAGGGATAAAGATAAATGTAGATCCATCAAATTTGCTGTTGATTGGCTTAATAATCACACTCAAAAG GCACAAGAGATAGGAAGAGAAGCGAGTGAGTTCATGAAAAGAGATTTATCAATAGAAAATGTTTATGATTACATGTTCCATCTGTTGAATGAATACTCTAAGCTTCTTAAGTACAAGCCTCAAGTTCCCAAGAATAGTGTTGAGCTATGCACAGAAGCAATGGTGTGCCCTTCTGGAGATGTTAATGGGGTTAATAAGAGGTTCATGATGGGTTCTTTAGTTAGTAGGCCTCACGTTTCAGGTCCATGTTCACTTCCTCCTCCTTTTAGTCCCAATGGTCTCGAGAAGTTCCATAGGAAGAAATTGAATCTCATCCGGCAAGTGGAGAAATGGGAAGACTCTTACTGGCAAAAGGGTTTAGTCAAATGA